Below is a genomic region from Zea mays cultivar B73 chromosome 9, Zm-B73-REFERENCE-NAM-5.0, whole genome shotgun sequence.
CGCCCCATGATGAAATTTCGAAACCAtcacactgcatttacttctaCAAATGTAGATACTGTTGAATTCTAAACAATAGGAAAACAACTGTAGCATTCAGTACTaaaaggtgtcctctaacaaaacatCCAAGCACGTTAACCACGCGTTCAAAGCATGCAATGTTTTTCTATTTGgcaatgttcttctcaggagcaaccgatgaaGAGGGGCAACTAGAGGAATCAGGaccagcgttcacatcagcccttatgtcgtcaggaacaaccacaccaggcctcctcatcaggatccgccccgcgcgaatagctttatccatagctttatcgcgctgggtcctcagagtagcagaagtctcttcagcaaccttgacagccaaccgagcggtttctaactcctgggcgacagatttcttggaagcaagcagatccttgatgacagcatCTTTGGTCGACACCAATTGTCTGAGGCGAATCACATCATCCAAGGAttcttgcagcttataacgatgattgtctaactcctccctggtgaagcgatgactcctctccaagatggtcaatgagttgctggcgtcacgatatagcctgtcaaggttgtcacgagaagtaacgagggcacgtttttcttcctatagacaagaatcagtttcttcaaacgtcaagcaagcaataagaacacagcaaaCAAATCCAAGATtcacaggtcaccttttcagagttgaGCTGAGCACGGAGAatagagttcagcgtgttagcatcattcagagaagcaaaaacccgggccagttcagtctgaccttgagaatacttttcttcaagatcagagcacCGCCGGGCTAGTTCAGcttgaccttgagaatgtttttcttcaagatcagaatacTGCTGAGCCATATCTGTCAAGAAATAGTCAAGCAAAGGTGTTAAAATAAGAAGCAGTTTAATCAGGTAACCAAAAAGAAGCAAAAGAGCACTGACCAGCATttgccgcctctaagtcagaTACACGCTGCTGAAgtagcactggattccaacgcgccagagacaaagctccttctgggacagaagcaccctgcaacttcagccgACTAGGCATCTCATCGGCCAACGCCTAGCATTAAAAGCAGACAAGCATGAGAACAATTATCTGCCTGGGTAAAGTCAGACTAGAAGAAACCAAAATACctagaggttggagaagaatgagggaacccccaagtcgtgagagatcaactgatgactCGGCAAAGGATCACCAACCGGAGCAACTCGCAACGaatcagcaggaaccaattcagtgtcatcagcagaacccAAAACTCTATCGTCGGGTgcgctggcctctaaagcgactccttaaccgaaggcttgggctaccaccatgcaaccagagtgtggaggagaagaccctacgtgaacatccatggaagtgcgggagggagaacccactcggacaccctcgggggctgggtcacagcttgcgctacccatccgagccggatcatctccgccaacaccctcgggggctgggtcgcagcttgcgctacccatccAAGCCGAatcatctccggcaacaccctcgggggctgggtaagcgccagcaccatccttgagggctgagttctctgcagcagccacctctaaggctgaaggcccctcagtcacttccatgggagcagtgcaatccagaccagcttcctgaccctcaagaccgcgctccaaggtcgatgaggcgcgggacgctgcccgggatgaccccaagcTGGCATCGAGCACAttagcacaaacatccatcgcgccaCCATCTGCCAGCTCTGACAACAGAACTTCtggaaccatgtcttcaagagtttgatcaaagttcgcgagagataattcttgcagaccaatgagagcagacaaggcaggagaaggaacaccactactttccccactagctatGTAACGCCGGCTGTTCTTCCAATCAGAGGGATTTCGTCCTCTTCTTTATCATCCTCATCAACAACAcagacagcacacccattggggtcaacttcagtagggtcacacccattggggtcagcttcagcaaATTCAGGCAccggcacttcctcagcagcaggaacagaaggaccgacaccctgatccaagctagacacccgacgaagacgtctcttcttctttttctccccctcAGCAGGAAAAGAGGCTTGATCAGCTCAGCGAGAACGTTTCGGGCGAACATTGACAGACCTCTGAGCATCCAAAGCTTTGTTAGCCTCGGGGctgggcgccaccaccaatgtttcagcaggagcggcatcagaagaatcctcagctaacatatccagcataacacttatctctgcatcacttggattcaaaggcacctcaaaatgaacctgcctctcgtcgtcagGAATTTCTCCGAGCGGGGCAACCAAAGTACTaacttcttcgggagagggtcgcactctaagacccaaaccgctatcaccagaaggaggatttgacacaaaactagTAAAAGCCTGGGAAGGAGGCaaattccaagccgagtatgcaacaggagcgccgacgttcgacaccttgcctctgagtatcatctcgagccggctcaccaagtccacagcaggaattcttctgttggttaccTAGGTTGAATCAGCCAAGCCTCGGTATAATAAGCCGGatatgccctgtctttcagcggctgaatgttcttgaaaacaaagtcagcgaccacagcttctgcagtcagacccctttctttcaacaaGCCAACTTCTGCTAACAaaacccctgcctcagccacttcctggtccatgggggattcagtccagctcggagtgcgaacatctggctgtctccctgaccgtggggggagggaattcccatgattctccacgatgaaccatttcaggcgccatcccttgatgttgtccttgagtgggatgtcgaggtaatcAGTCTTCCTTCCACGGCTCATCCCCAAGCTTGCGCCCCCaccagctggtgctgcccccctgccatcccaggccgacagtggtacagatacttccagaggccaaagtggggcaaaactccaagaaaggcttcacataaatgaacaaaaacagaaacttgcagaatggaattgggattcagatgggtcagatttaagcgatagaaatcaaggagaccgcggaagaaaggagaaatgggtAGGGCAAGTCCacggataagaaaaggaacataaatgacGGATTCAtgggtgtcttctgtcggaacagtgaccccacgacaaatccgccatgagcagagctccttcggaggaagaaccccgatggaaacgagatgaagaaggtcggattcggagaaaacagacatatggttacctgcgaagggcaactgactgttgggatcgatgggaggaatgattgcgatggacgaactcgaagctttccgcttgggcACCATCTCAACCTCGCTAGCGAGCAGAGCGGAAGCGATATTGCAGGAAAGCAGAGAAAGCCTGGATGCAAAAAAGCAAAAACTAGGGCACGGAGCGTGGAGGCgtgcgacagtgcagtacatatggggttttcccgtGCCAGATGCCgtttctaaaaagtgcccagtcatcacccaatggttatttctaaaacgctggcctgccatgtcatcacccagctgttatttctaaaacgctggcgtgccatgtcatcactcggctgttatttccaaaacggccgacgcggctcaaattgactcagctgttgtttctaaaaacgctgacatTATCTAACTTCACTCGGCCATTACTTTCAAAGCGGTCGACGCGGTctgttatcactcggctgttacctctaaaacaccaacGTCGCCAGTAATcgttcggctgttacctctaaaacgccaacgttGCCAGTAACCGcttggtcgttatttctaaaacaccgacgcggCCCGTTACCACTCGGCCATCACCTCTAAAAGGACCCGACATCGCTGATAATCAATCGGCCACCACTACCTAAAGTGCTGGCATCGTGAAGAAGACAGTCTGAAGCACGGCTCAACGATCCTAAGTTGCTACTCAAGCATTACATTCAGAAACGACCTCTGCAGTAGGCATCAACACAAGCAACGATCAACAAGAAGGCGGAATGATACGCACAAGaggtatcgaaatcattcttcataatACGGGAAGTACtgccgaacttacaaatcaactcattatgagctaaTGCTTTCccttctactacattacatttaactaactatactactagctactactacattatttcgctaatactatttctactactaatctacactaacatctaaaaccagtggcgtctagccactggccttgttgctgcccttgctgccgccacctctgtcgccgctgccacccttgccgctgtcgtcaccgcccttgccgctgccgtcgcctccgtcgtcgtcgccgccgctgccctcctcggacgagtcggaggaattctcctcgtccgaggagtactccaactcatccgagccctcgagcctggcacgctcgacggcccggatgtaggtccatacCTCCGCGGCGATCCCTTGGGAATCGTCTGAATcaacagacgacgccgggggagaagcaggagccggagagccctcggactcggaggagaactcctcctccgagtattccgagtcgccgaagtcctccaagggaggagtcggctcgcgcttgcgcttgtcgccCGAGTGATGCGAAGAGCTGCCACctctcttgctcttgcccatggcagAAGTGGAAGGAAGGAGAGGAGATGAAACAGCAAGCAGTAGCAAGAAGCGTGAAAACGCTGGAGAAGCaagagcactatttatagaagaagaaggcaaccgctcacctcctaccacgaccaccgaacagtcacaaaaattcaatatgcaattcaaaccgtctgaagacacgtcatgcggctgacgccgtttcacgtaacatgacacccattgggactccagtcaactgcgcgggcggTATGATTACACccacggtcacatcaagttactactcagaagcagtttgctaaaacgctcagcgtaccaagccgtcccttgcctacacccattgggcggACGCACataaattatcagtatattttccaaaactgtcacatccatacagtatatgcaatgaatactccAAGACAGAAGAGAGATACCatcaaggatcaaaggaaagccaaatatagccgagaAGGTACAAGTCCAATCGACAGAAGCATCAAAGCacgaagtgacatgaagactagtcaagagccatctatcgaacgtccaatcagtcgcagatcaaataaattgccagacctagcaagatatgggtagATCGTGTACTCGGCTTCAAAAACAaaaatgtatgctgacctcttaagcataacgttgatgacataatgctgacctccaaggcATTCGACGAAAGAAAAGGATGATTCCCAGAAAAAggcatgaaatgaagaccttcgagtggattattttcaaaaatccactcgaagctcgggggctacacccggtgcacccaatgaatcatcatccccgaagaagcaaaatgctgacctcttaAGCAGAAGGCAAAGCTaaggcaaggctgacctctgaaaaaGCACGAGTGGAAGATGAAAGTGATTTCTGATAATACctgaagtgaagaccttcgagtggattgtctgcaaaaatccactcgaagctcgggggctacacccattgggtgcaccttcggtgcacccaatggactTCACAGTTCGACAGTGCAAAATGCTGACCTTCGAAGCACAGACCCGAGACAAAACACCAGATTTTGAGGAATAATAGCAGGAGAAGACAATAAAAAGAAGACGTGTTAACCGAATCGCTCAGAATTCTGAAGCAGTGGCCTGGCAGAATTATTTCCAAAGCATTCCCTGGTAAAATCAAATACCGCAAGctagacctaggatctttgggtcgtttatttcaaaatcagcccaaagatcgggggcttgtgggggacagatatcccccgggtccactagtaggataaaagacctcacgaaaggcccaaaggccccataattcgtaaggtcctccccctcgtgggcctgggaggaacgaccagtgagaCAGATCAGCACAAGGCCGGGTcggtgcaagcccagacggcccaacaacatCCGAGCAGTAATCATagaagtgacccgaccttcctgcAGGGGAGCCCTGTACATCAGAActgggcgaggatgagtcggctgaattatagggagACAGACTCAGTTAGTTCGCTATTATTCTagctcacgttgttatcatatccacatgtaatgccccacggtcgagtatataaggcctagggggcacccctccaagacgatcgatcgagagagacatcattcatcacttagccatccaccccgctcTCTATGTTTTCTagcactagagagctcccttgtaacccatcgcataaagcactctagccaggacgtagggtgttacgcatctcaaagcggcccgaacctgtacatcattgtctactatttctcgtgcgttcagcacgaaccatcgagctacagtatgtaacaccgtcctactcctaaaaagcaccttggggggtaaccctgggtgcgcggtcagacccgaaacaccgacagaagatgacccttgcgatccgactacgacgagcaagcccgaggtgccaatgcaatcgctgaaccaactccctatggttaccgaccttgctaatGCGAGATTGGTCtgatctcagaatggtgtcaagaaGCTCctataaaaatttcagattttttgaacaaccgagcgaaaagttatgccctgtttaaggaaggtaccacaagttatggttaaaaacgaccgagatgagacaatcgctttgtttcctttccctattttttgtttgttctctagttctatcctttctcttctgttttctttttttcttttcttttttttgtttctgtttttttacgtaaccgaaggtgaaaaacaaggaagcggcgttgactcggtttgtgccgtgatcaaacgggagatggtggcggcgcgctagggtttgaatggtggaagaaagacggatggtgaaaaaaacacaatgcaaccagcaacaaatgacgcgtaagcacacaaattcaacaatgcagattattgaaagaaagtgcgaggctcaaaagggtgctgggataaggtctaacctgaatttttatgtggttttgtggactgtaggagaaaaaaacattcgataaactcaccgatcaaccttgaaatctgataccacttgatatagttgaggtgcccaatctttcggtgagtggagataattccgatttggcggaagatgacccttgcgatccgactacgacgagcaagcccgaggtgccaatgcaatcgctgaaccaactctctgtagttaccgaccttgctgatgcgggaTCGATCtgatctcagaatggtgtcaacaagctcctgtaaaaattttagattttttgaacaaccgagagAAAAGTTATGCcgggtttaaggaaggtacctcaagttatggttaaaaacgaccgacatgagacaaccgctttgtttcctttccctatttttttgtttgttctctggttctatcttttctctttcgttttcttttcttcttttctttttttgtttctgtttttttacataaccgaaggagaaaaacaaggaagcggcgttgactcggtttgtggtgtgatcaaacgggagatggtggcggtgcgatagggtttgaatggtggaagaaagaaggatggtgaaaaaaacaCAATGCAACTAGCAACAAATGAAGcgcaagcacacaaattcaacaatgcagattattgaaagaaagtgcgaggctcaaaagggtgctgggataaggtctaacctgaatttttatgtggttttgtggactgtaggagaaaaaaactctcgataaactcaccgatcaacctggaaatccgataccacttgatatagttgaggtgcccgatctttcggtgagtggagataattacgatttggcggaagatgacccttgcgacccgactacgacgagcaagcccgaggtgccaatgcaatcgctgaaccaactccctgtggttaccgaccttgctgatgcgagatcggtctAATCTcataatggtgtcaacaagctcctgtaaaaatttcagattttttgaacaaccgagcgaaaagttatgctcggtttaaggaaggtacctcaagttatggttaaacgctgattccgctgaagtaaaaggcgaagaagctcctaagggaggcttgcagtgaaaaaacgtcgatcttcggcaaatatcattttgcataacatcacatcatcacatcatttgcatagcataacatcatacatcatattgcatcaacgacgcaagaagggggtttcagtgttgatattcgaagattgtttcgaagaaatagtgccagggcacaaaaatagttattgaagaactataccttcgtcaaactctgaaatgaaaagatctattggttactgattttacgaggattggttactgattttatgaaaacacggatattatttacgaagcatgaaaagaagggaaggtgttttttcgccgaaggctcaaaaatggtatgtatgtgaagtttcatgcatcgtaaagaatagaaccataaatagttatctattacattcaaagttataaaatattacacatgttcctcaacaaacattacattctaaatgtttttacaataacatctaatcttcccttagaactacttctgcagcttcgtttagtagctgatcaacaactttatccatgatggcttcggccatttttctaatttcgtcgtcccccttcacgtgggggtccgccgatggctcggcaggctctgagggaggagaaagtgcagctgtgttacaaagcgtaaacaagttcgaaatcaaaaaattacaacaaagagccaaaaactactagtcaatacctatttgcccttcgagattcacacttttctcagcggcctctgctacttttctagcgtcatgaatacctttctcgctttttcgtataatttcttgggccatttcccggccaccattgtcccagatgtcggtgaaaaattttccaccgaccaggctcgcttcggccgaggggtcttttatatcttcagaggataaggcggcttcggattgtgccaagaatttcacatggtcacaacctttcctctccaaaatagtggcaatcccctggcacccgaaaaggcacatatgtctccacggctattcaaaacttcttcaaaagcttaagcttcgtggctgatccatccaattgggccttcggggtcaccccttatgaagttctcctcacttgagaatgcgccaacgctggcgaagctggttcttattttcttaacacattctatagatttttcataacactttttcttggatgcacgaagctcttcaacgtttttttctaaatgattggcccactgatcactaatttctcgttttgtttcttcaagtgtgtactcttctttagctctgattagctgtttccgaagatcctcaatttcgcgcttctgagcctcagcttgagctttgaaagcagctttgtcttcttttattttattcactaacgagtgtaatattttatctttttcgagaccttcgttccttagttcaattacttcggaacgaaggttgctcaaggctatggtacacccttcgtcttcggtatctttttgtgccctgagggcattgctaagaataagaCCCTAAAAAATGTGtgttaataagtttaagcaaatgaaaaattttggtttcaagagataatacaaagatctcattttttcacctttaaactattgtacgctaagctgtcggccagctcgttctttgacaacactaagagcccgtcttctagtgttgggaatccgaagcttttgctcatctcccgacagacagaaatctccttgctatcagggagacaatacaagaagtcttcttctccgctaccgttgaatatcaacgccccctttggatatttcagtttttgggcatagaactgagcctcttgcttttcttttccactcaactctttccccgaagcatgtcgtaaaatataattggaagcttcggaaaatgcttcgggggcgatAGTGCCAGTTTCTCCAGTTaaaatttgttctgctgcttatgtttctttggtttccaaggattccaccttggcgggctctgaaggcccagcttcagtctcagcttgatgctttgaagcttcagcaccaaaggcttcgatttgcacttcgggagtttcgacaattttcttcggagtagtgcttgaagactttattgtctccaatacatccagtacattaaccatccttttccttttgggggtcaatgctagacccttttggctttttggtacttcaacttttgctgaaggacttaaatttcatatgtccttgtttctttagccttcggttcttctattttctctatctccggcattatgaccggctcttcaatattcgacaggggagtcggctccttggcttcgggggCCGAAGAGGATTCACCAacaaactcgggcactgtggccggttcaatatagcgtggccggtgcgtaagaacctttatcttcttcctcttcggcgctggctcactaagagcggctgaagaaacttccttcgcagaagccgtatctttccttttttgaccctgtgttgggtaacggtagtcaggatatacgaacccaatggcatcaaatactcggttcagccttttcTTCTGCCGGTCTCCGAAGGCTACggatagtgcagtatcttctgccttcgagtatggcccaagcagctcatcgcttatggcctcaatacttttcagccagtcataatCTGGCTTgacgaacttatctccatatttgaaggtaaattttaacctaactagtccaccttcgttaggTTCGCTGATGGTTTccgttggcatttcccacttttctgcaagcggccatactctgaaggcaatgtgttcttggatcaaatcccttgtcccgatgaaagagcaaaccacgccgaaggccctctggcattcttcagctgcttcatccatttccaccttcggtttccgaaggccgaagcgctgccagatagggcgcataatgatatctttaatatcttctcgcgttttcaagtcgttcttcacatagaaccattccttcatccagtccccaggccatctcttccgaaaagttggcacgggacagcttgacccagagcgagcaccgaaactataacagccaaaattgttgtgatattgctccttaccccatggttttgtctcatacagtaACTCATGCATACAGCAGAAACTTTTTGGATTTGGCTCCAAAccatggctcttcacggcccatacgaagattcccatccttataattgcttcgggagtaatttgatggaggcagatttcaaatatcttcaaaacttctaccacgaaattgctcaaaggaaatcgaagtccagccttaaagaagcttcggaatatcacgacttcattttcctcgggagtcagacaagttttctctccttcgtcagccctcacaatagataaatcccaaaaatatctacccctcatattgacaagatggctttgtttaatgcttgattttccaaaaactgcatggcttggtcgccaaggtcgatcttcggaatcttcaccaccactttccacatcatagctgtcactgtcaccaatgtcttcagacaaaccctctaaaatctccttagtaatcttctctgtatttgtctttgctattgattcaaggaagccgagattcatctctttggaaagacttagcttcgactcagcgacagctttcttgtcttcagacatcttcgaaaatgctaagaaagtgctctcaaagacgaagcttaaaaatttaaaaagccaggcaagcgttggtgtgcaaaGAGATAAAAATTAGGAAGGCAAGAGCCGACGGCAAGAAAGCATGCTAAATGTGCTCGCGAtgcgttcttatttatacgcccaatacgtcgcaagtggcagggccccacttgtcattgactattgctattctagcaaagggaaggtgttttttggaccttcggcttaaagccttcgtccatatcgcaatttgtatttattattctagcaaattaatattgcgaggggctactgttgggggccttcggctttcgaaggtcctcaaaaatatgatttgacaatgttttccaagtgaaatatgtgaataggtatcttcagattcggatcatgagcatacagagcatggtcaggacgaagtctgagcgagacgaaaaatgattatgacgaaggataaggtgatcacgaagctgtgcgtagGAAAGCTTCAGCATGAtagtagaaaaggggaaccgacttaaagatgaaaagacaaattagacctcaaagaattactatagagttattagcaaatataaagggcatgaatgtaattttacatgggctgcgtcccttgcctataaatagatgaacagtactcccgtactgtttacgctgacttggcattcgctttttgcatcacgcttgtacccttgctttccttcaaaccgaaggtacatctataatttgttattgtggatatggtaatgcaaataaaaataagttgataataattgttggggacttgttctcaaatgttatgagtcaagaacaaggcaacatagaaaatgttaatcggtaaagtccttcgtccttcgaag
It encodes:
- the LOC118473315 gene encoding uncharacterized protein, whose product is MPSRLKLQGASVPEGALSLARWNPVLLQQRVSDLEAANADMAQQYSDLEEKHSQGQAELARRCSDLEEKYSQGQTELARVFASLNDANTLNSILRAQLNSEKEEKRALVTSRDNLDRLYRDASNSLTILERSHRFTREELDNHRYKLQESLDDVIRLRQLVSTKDAVIKDLLASKKSVAQELETARLAVKVAEETSATLRTQRDKAMDKAIRAGRILMRRPGVVVPDDIRADVNAGPDSSSCPSSSVAPEKNIAK